The Strongyloides ratti genome assembly S_ratti_ED321, scaffold srae_scaffold0000002 genome has a window encoding:
- a CDS encoding Innexin family-containing protein, with protein MLGIPFLQNYINSVVREQPLSDSTDWLNYYATSIMLAFFAFAISAKQYFGSPIQCWVPSEFRGGWEKYAEDYCFINNFYHVPFGENIPDNVSEREDQISYYRWVPIVLFIQAVCFYLPNWIWNTLHKHTSVNPKAIVNEARKCKGLNGADREQEIEILSKYICESVMEFDHNASIKISTAKSGYNATALYLITKLLYVINAIGQLFLLNHFLGGDYLNWGFETLYDVANGYDIKESTIFPRVIMCDFQVRVLGNLQRHSVQCVIMMNMINEKLYLFLYFWLIFIAILSIFSFLYYLVVMTIPNLRENNAIHFLKKECRKSGLFRDSPKLNRFVHKFLRPDGVLALMFIRENIGDRIAYDIVKKMFENYKRFYNDYEVNNGSHHRLLNHESESNSTVSTNTPEKKVPISFHSPRNYDNVSEETYKSTPYNPSRLLPISKNNHNVNYPNLPSIDDVDHNNIGTLRLDDIIDKENNPNVPPISPSMQSSV; from the exons ATGTTAGGAATACCATTCcttcaaaattatatcaattcCGTTGTTCGTGAACAACCTTTATCTGATAGTACAGATTGGTTAAATTATTATGCTACTTCAATAATGTTAGCATTTTTTGCTTTTGCAATTTCGGCAAAACAATATTTTGGATCACCTATACAATGTTGGGTACCATCTGAATTTAGAGGTGGATGGGAAAAATATGCTGAAgattattgttttattaataatttttatcatgtaCCATTTGGTGAAAATATACCTGATAATGTTTCTGAGAGAGAAGATCAAATATCATATTATCGTTGGGTTCCAATAGTTTTGTTTATTCAAGCtgtttgtttttatttaccaAATTGGATTTGGAATACACTTCATAAACATACTTCTGTTAATCCAAAAGCTATTGTTAATGAAGCAAGAAAATGTAAGGGATTAAATGGAGCTGATCGTGAGCAAGAAATTGAAATActttctaaatatatatgtgaAAGTGTTATGGAATTTGATCATAATgcatcaataaaaatttcaacaGCTAAAAGTGGATATAATGCTACagctttatatttaattactaAATTGTTATATGTTATCAATGCCATTGGtcaactatttttattaaatcattttttggGAGGAGATTATCTTAATTGGGGATTTGAAACATTATATGATGTTGCTAATGGATATGATATTAAAGAAAGTACCATATTTCCAAGAGTTATTATGTGTGACTTTCAAGTAAGAGTATTAGGAAATCTTCAAAGACACTCTGTTCAATGTGTTATTATGATGAATatgataaatgaaaaattatatcttttcTTATACTTTTGGTTAATATTTATTGCTATCTTATCAATTTTTAGTTTTCTTTATTATCTTGTTGTTATGACAATTCCAAATTTACGTGAAAACAATGCTATtcatttcttaaaaaaagaatgtaGAAAAAGTGGATTATTTAGAGATTCACCAAAATTAAATAGATTtgttcataaatttttacgtCCAGATGGTGTTCTTGCCTTAATGTTTATACGTGAAAATATAGGTGATCGTATTGCTTATGATATTGTAAAGAAGATgtttgaaaattataaaagattttataatgattatGAAGTAAATAATGGTTCTCATCATAGATTACTTAATCATGAATCAGAAAGTAACTCAACGGTATCAACTAACACAccagaaaaaaaagttccAATATCATTTCATTCACCAAGAAATTATGACAATGTTTCAGAAGAAACATACAAATCAACTCCATATAACCCATCAAGATTATTAccaatttcaaaaaataatcataatg TAAATTATCCAAATCTTCCCAGTATTGATGATGTAGATCACAATAACATTGGAACACTTCGCCTTGAtgatattattgataaagaaaataatccAAATGTACCTCCAATATCACCTTCAATGCAATCTAGTGTCTAA
- a CDS encoding Puff-specific protein Bx42, translating to MSIKLTDILPDPISKNNDFAINDTLSNAWFEGREIGQSTNSSRVPSYGCRKNFVPRKPEDFGDGGAFPEIHIVQYPLGMGQDGNVNKKSNIVALQTDDEGKVRYDALAKLGHSKNRLVHTSIASTKNKYFHEDDEDIAKPNEDEIANTTEETKKALEKLTMFKIASALPVKPAQKVGESQYIRYTPSSQMTSVTGQAPQQRIIKIVEEQVDPMEPPKFKINQKVPRGPPSPPPPVLHSPTRKATAKDQADWKIPPCISNWKNPRGHVVALDKRLASDGRGMHETQINDKFGKFCEALYIAERKSREAVEMRGQMEKRVAQNEKIDQEAKMREMARKAREENKKLKTEVGESEENIEEIKQRDEIRKERLDERRRERAIARKNPEKLERLKREQERDISEKIALGLPNTRSNGTDEVQFDSRLFGKSSGLDSGGINDETYAVYDKPWRAMDNVQQHVYRPSKNVADPYGEDLDKVINTNRFVPSKGFSGTDGSAQRSGPVQFEKEDDIFGISTLFDAVKSSKKRAKDDDKVTTSSKKPRT from the exons ATGTCTATCAAATTAACAGA cATATTACCAGATcctatttcaaaaaataatgattttgcAATAAATGATACCTTAAGTAATGCATGGTTTGAAGGTAGAGAAATTGGTCAAAGTACAAATTCATCTCGTGTCCCGTCCTATGGATGTCGAAAAAATTTTGTTCCTCGTAAACCAGAAGATTTTGGTGATGGTGGTGCTTTTCCAGAAATACATATTGTTCAATATCCTTTAGGTATGGGACAAGATGGTAATGTAAATAAGAAATCAAATATTGTTGCTTTACAAACAGATGATGAAGGAAAAGTACGTTATGATGCACTTGCCAAATTAGGTCATTCAAAAAATAGACTTGTACATACTAGTATAGCttcaacaaaaaataaatactttcaTGAGGATGATGAAGATATTGCAAAACCAAATGAAGATGAAATTGCTAATACTACAGAAGAGACAAAAAAAGCACTTGAAAAATTGACAATGTTTAAGATAGCTTCTGCTTTACCTGTTAAACCTGCTCAAAAAGTTGGAGAATCACAATATATTCGATACACACCTAGTAGTCAGATGACCTCAGTAACTGGTCAAGCTCCACAacaaagaataataaaaattgtagaAGAACAAGTTGATCCAATGGAACCtccaaaatttaaaattaatcaaaaagTTCCTAGAGGTCCACCCTCACCACCCCCTCCAGTGTTACATTCTCCAACGAGAAAAGCAACTGCAAAAGATCAGGCTGATTGGAAAATTCCTCCATGTATATCAAATTGGAAAAATCCACGTGGTCATGTGGTTGCTCTAGATAAACGATTAGCCTCAGATGGTAGAGGAATGCATGAAACACAGATAAATGACAAATTTGGTAAATTCTGTGAAGCACTTTATATTGCTGAAAGAAAATCAAGAGAAGCCGTTGAAATGAGAGGTCAGATGGAGAAGAGAGTTGCCCAAAATGAGAAGATTGATCAAGAAGCTAAAATGCGTGAAATGGCCAGAAAAGCTAGAGAAgaaaataagaaattaaaGACAGAAGTTGGTGAAAGTGAAgaaaatattgaagaaaTTAAGCAAAGAGATGAAATCAGAAAAGAACGTTTAGATGAGAGAAGACGTGAAAGAGCCATTGCACGTAAAAATCCTGAAAAATTAGAAAGATTAAAACGTGAACAAGAACGTGATATTAGTGAAAAAATTGCCCTTGGTCTTCCAAATACAAGGTCTAATGGAACAGATGAGGTACAATTTGATTCAAGGTTATTTGGAAAATCGAGTGGTCTTGATTCAGGTGGTATTAATGATGAAACATATGCTGTATATGATAAACCATGGAGAGCAATGGATAATGTTCAACAACATGTATATAGACCTAGTAAAAATGTTGCTGATCCATATGGTGAAGATCTCGATAAAGTTATTAATACCAATCGTTTTGTGCCAAGCAAAGGTTTTTCGGGTACTGATGGATCAGCTCAAAGATCAGGTCCTGTTCAATTTGAGAAAGAAGATGATATTTTTGGTATCTCAACACTTTTCGATGCTGTTAAAAGTAGTAAAAAAAGGGCCAAAGATGATGATAAAGTTACAACAAGCTCCAAAAAGCCACGtacttaa
- a CDS encoding FI18412p1, translating to MKNDNIESWDNFFFRIFPFLKLICNYNYKEYLSGDIISGVTVGIVVIPQALSYALLTNVDPVYGLYTSFFAVLFYMIFGTSKFISLGPFAIISLMTGVAVNNIVTKLEIIKNTEKVEYLQIHENEHIDLYNFTKMFQKDYENIEKITIVTTMVFFVGILQIVMGLFRLGFLASYLSDQVVSGFSVGAAVHVCIAQASKLFQIKTRINHGPGNILRKTFDIFWNLKNMNKIGGILSLFSFIVLYIGKDIINPRIKKKFKCIIPFELILILTSTILSYYFSFNSEYELEVVDHVPTGFAFAVIPKISLLPYMVGEIFEIAFVAFAIHLSMCKIFNRKLGTKCDNNQELVAIGLTSFLSSFFCVYPVTSALGRSILNVECGANTQLSALFTVLLILIVILFLAPLLASLPMCILAVIIIYSTKSVFKKVKELKVLWKISKIDFSIWIVSFISTTFFNLMEGLLISIGYALITTVFRIQWPRWYTLSQLTGTEEYRDTGRYGRVTDLDNIVIFRFDAPLLFTNVEHFQNSINKVIWKKKSKKEINNDVIEIKKIPEKRLSLKITPLMGHSNTKKITTTKGIVNYLIVDCSGFTFIDITSITSLIDLFHQLGKTGVTTYFAGAKAPIRDILERANFFEKVPKKFFFPTIHDAVLAAGNTFSYKYSLLFPPSSASKCNKKKGVFFEKELEEQNIDATESLSMNSVLYKIYESDTK from the exons atgaaaaatgataatatagaATCATGggataactttttttttagaatatttcctttcttaaaattaatttgtaattataattataaagaatatttaagtGGTGATATTATATCTGGTGTGACAGTTGGAATTGTTGTAATCCCACAAGCCTTATCATATGCTTTACTAACTAATGTTGATCCAGTTTATGGTTTATATACCTCTTTTTTTGCTgtacttttttatatgatatttgGGACATCAAAGTTTATCTCTTTAGGACCTTTTGCTATCATATCCTTGATGACTGGTGTGGCggtaaataatattgttacaaaacttgaaattattaaaaatacagAAAAAGTTGAGTATCTTCAAATTCATGAAAATGAACACATTgatttgtataattttacaaaaatgtttcaaaaagattatgaaaatatagaaaaaattacaattgtCACAACAATGGTATTTTTTGTTGGAATATTACAa attgtTATGGGTTTATTTAGACTTGGATTTTTAGCGTCCTACTTGTCAGATCAAGTTGTATCGGGATTTTCTGTTGGTGCAGCTGTTCATGTTTGTATTGCACAAGCAAGTaaactttttcaaattaaaacTAGAATTAACCATGGTCctggaaatattttaagg aaaacatttgatatattttggaatttgaaaaatatgaataaaattgGAGGAATCTTATCACTTTTTTCATTcattgttttatatattggtaaagatattataaatccaagaattaaaaagaaatttaagtGTATTATTCCTTTTGAATTAATACTTATTTTAACAAGTACCATActatcatattatttttcttttaattcagAATATGAATTAGAAGTTGTTGATCATGTACCAACTGGATTTGCATTTGCAGTTATACCAAAAATTTCATTACTTCCATATATGGTTGGagaaatttttgaaattgcATTTGTTGCATTTGCAATTCATTTATCAATGtgcaaaatatttaatagaaaacTTGGTACAAAATGTGACAATAATCAAGAGTTAGTAGCAATTGGATTAACGAGttttttatcttcatttttttgtgTTTATCCTGTTACATCGGCACTTGGACGGTCAATTCTTAATGTAGAATGTGGTGCTAATACACAATTATCAGCTTTATTTACAGTACtactaattttaattgttattttatttttggcTCCATTACTAGCATCATTACCAATGTGTATATTAGcagtaataattatttattcaacaaaatctgtctttaaaaaagtaaaagaaTTAAAGGTATTATggaaaatttcaaaaatagaTTTTTCAATATGGATTGTCAGTTTTATTTcaacaacattttttaatctaatGGAAGGATTATTGATATCAATAGGATATGCCTTAATTACAACTGTTTTTAGAATTCAATGGCCACGTTGGTATACATTATCACAACTTACTGGAACAGAAGAATATAGAGATACAGGAAGGTATGGTAGAGTTACAGATCTggataatattgttatttttcgATTTGATGCTCCATTACTTTTTACCAATGTTGAACATTTTCAAAATTCaattaataaagttatttggaaaaaaaaaagtaaaaaagaaataaataatgatgttatagaaataaaaaaaattcctgAAAAAcgtttatcattaaaaattacacCTTTGATGGGACATTCAAATACCAAAAAAATAACTACTACCAAAGGAATcgtaaattatttaattgttgaTTGTTCAGGTTTCacatttattgatattaCAAGTATAACATCATTAATAGATTTATTTCATCAACTAGGAAAAACTGGTGTTACAACATACTTTGCTGGAGCAAAAGCACCTATCAGAGATATATTAGAAAGggcaaatttttttgaaaaagtaCCAAAGAAATTCTTTTTTCCAACAATTCATGATGCTGTACTGGCAGCTGGAAATACcttttcatataaatattctttactTTTTCCTCCATCATCAGCATCAAAATGTAATAAGAAGAAGGGtgtattttttgaaaaagaattaGAGGAACAAAATATTGATGCTACTGAATCATTATCAATGAATAgtgttttatataaaatttatgaatcAGATACAAAATAG
- a CDS encoding Pre-mRNA-processing factor 39, which translates to MFLIFNYLIIFVKDLSMATSREQSPDDDEKSATVDSPQANVKRESRKDYKNSPSPKKLRKSKEHSSKDDKKNKRNSRRSKSRESSKRERSKHSSKYSSKKSNDSSDRDIQIHYSLRPIWDKLEENPKNFDLWVELITKSAENNIDQSMELIFKRFLENFPYCYGYWIQYATYINNRDGPKECLYIYQKAVKEFPICVDLWMSYLQVAMEHYMMQPDGVTDILKIINKALEECGMDFNSDNLWISVIDWEE; encoded by the exons atgtttttaatttttaattatcttatCATCTTT gtTAAAGATTTATCAATGGCAACATCTCGCGAACAGTCACCAGATGATGATGAGAAATCCGCTACTGTAGATTCTCCTCAGGCTAATGTTAAACGAGAATCTCgtaaagattataaaaattctcCATCACCAAAAAAATTAAGGAAAAGTAAAGAACATAGTAGTaaagatgataaaaaaaataaacgtAATTCTAGAAGAAGTAAAAGCCGTGAATCTAGTAAACGTGAAAGAAGTAAACATTCTAGTAAATATTCatctaaaaaaagtaacGATTCTAGTGATCGAGATATTCAAATTCATTATTCATTAAGGCCAATTTGGGATAAATTAGAAGAAAAtccaaaaaattttgatttatgGGTTGAATTAATTACTAAAAGTgcagaaaataatattgatcAAAGTATggaattaatatttaaacgctttttagaaaattttcctTATTGTTATGGGTATTGGATTCAATATGCCACATACATTAATAATAGAGATGGTCCAAAAgaatgtttatatatttatcaaaaggCGGTAAAGGAATTTCCTATTTGTGTTGATTTATGGATGTCTTATTTGCAAGTTGCAATGGAACATTATATGATGCAACCTGATGGAGTAACAGATATTctcaaaattataaataaagctTTAGAGGAATGTGGAATGGATTTCAATTCTGATAACTTATGGATCTCTGTAATTGATTGGGAA GAATAA
- a CDS encoding Cytosolic motility protein domain-containing protein codes for MPNLKPAKEDTWAFQTIGSPFPDAPVKVIGQQNQYVALWYKNGKPIHGRAWNNGGVVECSFPYLKTELKGAHDLGGQIQILQYKGNHLNLGYWYNWIKYSDRFNIENREILHCGDSIPILWKSRPNGAILGYLDNKTEVAKFSHDGICEEIVGPKLSDFLIIVRELKGAPPGCECNECGNKPPTIRVNSNVWRDYRIGDGFPTDGTPLKALGKSLNTVGGENGDQYVALWYQQGEPVYGRVWNENGKIAGCFAWHGNEYRKNLGSIQILFELPEAMRGYDYLWVPYQEACTSVRNPDAPVQPVHVKFAKGDITPGVLSLDGGKQILGKADMMNERTEAGMNGKGFVQEARAVHTSLVLCRKAKPGCKLEDDA; via the exons ATGCCAAATCTTAAACCAGCTAAAGAAGATACTTGGGCTTTCCAAACTATTGGATCACCTTTCCCAGATGCTCCAGTAAAAGTTATTGGACAACAAAATCAATATGTTGCCTTATGGTACAAAAATGGAAAACCAATTCATGGAAGAGCTTGGAATAATGGTGGAGTTGTTGAATGTTCCTTCCCATACTTGAAGACTGAACTTAAAGGTGCTCATGATCTTGGTGGTCAAATTCAAATTCTTCAATATAAAGGAAACCATCTTAATCTTGGTTATTGGTACAATTGGATTAAATATTCTGATCGTTTCAATATTGAGAATCGTGAAATTCTTCATTGTGGTGATTCAATTCCAATTTTATGGAAAAGTCGTCCAAATGGAGCAATCCTTGGATATCTTGATAACAAAACTGAAGTTGCCAAATTTTCTCATGATGGAATTTGTGAAGAAATTGTTGGACCAAAACTTTCTGATTTCCTTATTATTGTAAGAGAATTAAAAGGTGCTCCACCAGGTTGTGAATGTAATGAGTGTGGAAATAAACCACCAACTATTAGAGTTAATAGTAATGTATGGAGAGATTATCGTATTGGTGATGGCTTCCCAACTGACGGAACACCACTTAAAGCTCTTGGAAAATCTCTTAATACCGTTGGTGGAGAAAATGGTGATCAATATGTTGCTTTATG gtATCAACAAGGTGAACCTGTTTATGGACGTGTCTGGAATGAAAATGGTAAAATTGCTGGTTGTTTTGCCTGGCACGGAAATGAATACCGTAAAAATTTGGGATctattcaaatattatttgagcTTCCAGAAGCAATGCGTGGATATGATTATTTGTGGGTTCCTTATCAAGAGGCATGTACATCCGTCAGAAATCCAGATGCACCAGTTCAACCTGTACATGTTAAATTTGCTAAAGGTGATATAACTCCAGGTGTTTTAAGTTTGGATGGTGGTAAACAAATTCTTGGAAAAGCTGACATGATGAATGAAAGAACTGAAGCTGGTATGAATGGAAAAGGTTTTGTTCAAGAAGCTAGAGCTGTCCATACATCTCTTGTTTTATGTAGAAAAGCTAAGCCAGGATGTAAACTTGAAGATGATGCTTAA
- a CDS encoding Pre-mRNA-processing factor 39, translating into MELHQRRFEEFLRGYSPDLYLPDSQLDSITKRVLKKMGKNDIKDILIKINNGNETTNVLCDEAHMLYVKYILQEQEDKIKKTTKDHEENKQFSLWFKYLDWEINNRDEKKIKCLFERCLVACCLYEEYWMKYARYLDKNVSKTQAKAVLTRAHKIHIPSSSKIALLLSLMEERNNNFNEAVDILDNFDLKYPGYASIRLRMVSLLNRKLHYQNRPDETRVIEKMERLINERRTSKTLRNFYIKKLARFQAFQCNNLAKADKLLREAIKNDPENNELYAQLIDIYYCCSKTNIRHVCDAFDLAIKSTSLSDHHRLQYAKRKMEYMEEFCMEPSKIQTAWDDYNKLVEESGCTISYVNNQKQRTMPVPYKPMSFSEIQRQTSTTNQMPMMVNDGMMYGMMSSNTYMGNQQNWH; encoded by the exons ATGGAGTTACATCAACGAAGGTTTGAAGAATTTTTGAGAGGATATTCTCCAGATTTATATTTACCTGACTCACAGTTAGACTCTATTACAAAACGAGTACTTAAGAAAATGGGCAAAAACgatattaaagatattttaattaaaattaataatggaAATGAGACGACAAATGTTTTGTGTGATGAAGCACACATGttatatgttaaatatattctaCAGGAACaagaagataaaataaaaaaaactaccaAAGATCATGAAG AGAATAAACAATTTAGTTTATGGTTTAAATATCTTGATTGGGAAATTAATAATcgtgatgaaaaaaaaataaaatgtttatttgaAAGATGTTTAGTTGCTTGTTGTTTATATGAAGAATATTGGATGAAa tatgctagatatttagataaaaatgtttcaaaaaCACAAGCTAAAGCAGTCTTGACAAGAGCACACAAAATTCATATTCCAAGTAGTTCTAAAATAGCCCTTCTTCTTAGTTTAATGGaagaaagaaataataattttaatgaagcTGTAGATATTCTTGATAATTTTGACTTAAAATATCCTGGTTATGCCTCAATTCGTCTTCGAATGGTATCATTACTCAATAGAAAACTTCATTATCAAAATAGACCTGATGAGACACGGGTTATTGAAAAGATGGAACGTCTTATTAATGAACGTCGTACCAGTAAAACACTGCggaatttttacataaagaAATTAGCTCGTTTTCAAGCATTTCAATGTAATAATTTGGCAAAAgctgataaattattaaggGAGGCTATTAAAAATGATCCAGAAAACAATGAATTATATGCCCAATTAATTgacatttattattgttgttCTAAAACTAATATAAGACATGTTTGTGATGCATTTGATCTTGCCATAAAAAGTACTTCTTTATCTGATCATCATCGTTTACAATACGCTAAAAGAAAAATGGAATATATGGAAGAATTTTGTATGGAACCTTCAAAAATACAAACAGCTTGGgatgattataataaattagttGAAGAATCTGGTTGTACAATATCATATGTTAACAATCAAAAACAAAGAACAATGCCAGTTCCTTATAAACCAATGTCATTTTCAGAGATTCAACGTCAAACTTCAACAACAAATCAAATGCCAATGATGGTAAATGATGGAATGATGTATGGTATGATGTCATCTAATACTTATATGGGCAATCAACAAAATTGGCATTaa
- a CDS encoding Asator, translated as MADQDDKTLPTDGTEKIGPITSISDVTFPVHEKENNGLIDIPPGILIEGKFQFIKFLDEGGCGTIFLVKDIASNAQYALKAVSNKIRENTILNFEVQVMKRLRNKRNVCQLISSGKNSRFSYVIMTLLGQSLFDLIIQQKFLSKSTSLRISIQCLLGIKQIHEVGFIHRDIKTENFLKGVGNERIIYLVDFGLVREYVKFNSSNQLEQRKARIKCAFRGTTKYASINAHENQEQGRSDDLISLLYCTAEFQRKLPWDFDDTDKVKSVKKETSPETIFPDLPELAACLVYLYGLSYYTRPDYHKIFTCYKNEMVKLGVSYDDPYDWELTKRQTVKSIRKKPVNVDNVTPNIENKKPCPSNRTHANGNVLKNRIAKAKRSIRKTSRRIKNSFRKKNNKTDEDSNLINDNELVEKSLEAEESARKKDTSPLSILSLDEIEQEFKRNIIGF; from the coding sequence ATGGCTGATCAGGATGATAAAACATTACCAACAGATGGTACTGAAAAAATTGGTCCAATAACTTCAATCTCAGACGTTACATTTCCTGTtcatgaaaaagaaaataatggTTTAATTGATATACCTCCAGGTATATTAATTGAAGGaaaatttcaatttataaaatttcttgaTGAAGGAGGTTGTGGTACAATTTTTCTTGTAAAAGATATAGCATCAAATGCTCAGTATGCTTTAAAGGCAGTCTCTAATAAAATTAGAGaaaatactattttaaattttgaagtTCAAGTAATGAAAcgtttaagaaataaaagaaatgtttGTCAATTAATTTCTAGTGGTAAAAATAGTCGATTTTCTTATGTTATAATGACATTACTTGGACAAtcattatttgatttaataattcaacaaaaatttttatcaaaatcaaCTTCATTACGTATATCTATTCAATGTCTTTTAGGTATTAAGCAAATTCATGAAGTTGGATTTATTCACAGAGACATTAAAactgaaaattttttaaaaggtGTTGGTAATGAGAGAATCATTTATCTTGTTGATTTTGGATTAGTAAGAGaatatgtaaaatttaattcatcAAATCAATTGGAACAAAGAAAGGCACGAATTAAATGTGCATTTCGTGGAACAACAAAATATGCCAGTATAAATGCTCACGAAAATCAAGAACAAGGAAGAAGTGATGACTTAATATCATTACTTTATTGCACTGCTGAATTTCAAAGAAAACTTCCATGGGATTTTGATGATACTGATAAAGTTAAATCagtaaaaaaagaaacttcTCCAGAAACTATCTTTCCTGATTTACCAGAATTGGCTGCTTGCCTTGTTTATTTGTATGGATTAAGTTATTATACAAGACCGGACTAtcacaaaatatttacatgttataaaaatgaaatggTAAAATTAGGTGTTTCTTATGATGACCCATATGATTGGGAATTAACAAAACGGCAAACAGTAAAATCAATAAGAAAAAAACCTGTAAATGTAGATAATGTTACACCAAATATCGAAAATAAAAAACCTTGCCCATCTAATCGTACTCATGCTAATGGAAATGTTTTGAAAAATCGTATAGCAAAAGCAAAACGTTCAATAAGAAAGACATCTagaagaataaaaaattcttttcgtaaaaaaaataataagactGATGAGGattcaaatttaattaatgataatgaatTAGTTGAAAAAAGTTTGGAGGCTGAAGAATCTGCCAGAAAAAAAGATACTTCACCACTTTCAATATTAAGTTTAGATGAAATTGAACaagaatttaaaagaaatataattggtttctaa
- a CDS encoding Cation efflux protein family and Cation efflux protein transmembrane domain-containing protein, translating to MNCEGKKNVSDKNFNENNSSDEIVRRKSTNLIVCCDPDNIIETKPTKTSKKAENVLILVSMITIIFIALEFTGGIIANSLAIMTDAFHMVSDLAGFLISIIALRMARKKPTVNFSYGFYRAEMIGALASVILIWVLTFSLLITAIIRIYNNDYEVDADTMLITAGASVVFNVIMMLILHFGHQAHSHYGISHAHSHVDNTSHSHNTKNNNIHPCHMDEHRNSKSELTTIQPSKHNHHKHHRNINVRAALIHVIGDLLQSIGVVVAGLIIKYTGWELADPLCTLTFSILVMLTTVHVIKDVLSILMEATPFHISYETVKLTLLNIDKVTGLHSLRLWSLSMEKHCASVHLEITDDANFEIIISEANKILKEQFGCFFVSVQVNKTKIVYEDDDDDEISSKSSSNVNSIAVV from the exons ATGAATTGtgaaggaaaaaaaaatgtttcagataaaaattttaatgaaaataattcaaGTGATGAAATTGTTCGAAGAAAATCAACtaatttaattgtttgtTGTGATCCAGATAATATTATAGAAACAAAACCAACAAAAACATCCAAAAAAGCCGaaaatgtattaattttagtTTCAATGATTacgattatttttattgcaCTTGAATTTACTGGTGGAATAATTGCAAATAGTTTAGCAATCATGACTGATGCTTTTCATATGGTTTCAGATTTAGCTGGTTTTCTTATTTCAATAATAGCTCTTAGAATGGCACGTAAAAAACCAACAGTTAATTTTAGTTATGGTTTTTATAGAGCTGAAATGATTGGAGCATTAGCAAg tgttattttaatttggGTATTgacattttcattattaattacaGCAATAATCcgtatttataataatgattatgAAGTTGATGCTGATACAATGTTAATTACAGCAGGAGCAAGTGttgtttttaatgttattatgatgttaatattacattttgGTCATCAAGCACATTCTCATTATGGAATTTCACATGCCCATAGTCATGTAGATAACACTAGTCATTCACATAacacaaaaaataataatattcatcCATGTCATATGGATGAACATAGAAATAGTAAATCTGAATTAACAACAATTCAACCTTCAAAACATAATCATCATAAGCATCatagaaatattaatgttagaGCAGCATTAATACATGTAATTGGAGATTTATTACAATCTATTGGTGTTGTTGTAGCAggattaataataaaatacacAGGATGGGAATTAGCTGATCCTTTATGTACATTaacattttcaattttagttatg CTAACCACAGTTCATGTCATAAAAGatgttttatcaattttaatgGAAGCAACACCATTTCACATTTCATATGAAACTGTTAAACTAACATTACTTAACATTGATAAAGTAACAGGACTACATTCACTTCGTCTTTGGTCTTTATCAATGGAAAAACATTGTGCCTCTGTACATTTAGAAATAACAGATGATgcaaattttgaaataattatatctgaagcaaacaaaattttaaaagaacaaTTTGGATGTTTTTTTGTATCAGTTCaagttaataaaacaaaaattgtatatgaagatgatgatgatgatgagaTAAGTAGTAAATCATCTTCAAATGTTAATTCAATTGCTGTtgtttaa